From the Octadecabacter antarcticus 307 genome, one window contains:
- the gcvH gene encoding glycine cleavage system protein GcvH, which produces MKFTEEHEWLRAEDDVIVVGITEHATMQLGDIVFVELPEVGTTVVKDEEIVVIESVKAASDIMAPIDGEITEVNTALTDNPALANEDAIGDGWFFKIKPSDPSQMDGLMDEAAYNKMIS; this is translated from the coding sequence ATGAAATTCACTGAAGAACACGAATGGCTACGCGCCGAAGACGACGTCATTGTTGTCGGCATCACGGAACACGCGACGATGCAGTTGGGCGATATTGTCTTTGTTGAATTGCCCGAAGTTGGCACCACGGTCGTAAAAGACGAAGAAATCGTGGTCATTGAAAGCGTCAAAGCCGCCTCAGATATTATGGCGCCCATTGATGGCGAAATCACCGAAGTAAATACTGCGCTGACGGACAATCCTGCGCTGGCAAATGAAGATGCGATTGGCGATGGCTGGTTCTTTAAAATCAAACCATCAGACCCGTCGCAGATGGACGGCCTGATGGATGAAGCCGCCTACAACAAGATGATTTCTTAA
- the gcvT gene encoding glycine cleavage system aminomethyltransferase GcvT: MSELLHTPLHDLNVELGAKMVPFAGYAMPVQYPMGVLQEHIHTREKAGLFDVSHMGQVIIKGDDYAVAALALETLVPVDILGLQQDRQRYGFFTNDAGGIMDDLMVANRGDHIFVVVNAACKPADIAHMKAKLDGVTVTEITDRALLALQGPAAEAVLTALNPKAADMRFMDVATLMLGDAECWISRSGYTGEDGYEISVPAAQAVDLARHLLSHDDVAAIGLGARDSLRMEAGLCLYGHDIGTDTTPVQAALNWAIQKARRTGGARAGGFPGADVVLAEFTNGAPTKRVGLKPEGRAPMREGVVLFANTEDEVPIGEITSGGFGPTIGGPMAMGYVGTAQAVEGTVIYGELRGKRLPLTVTKLPFTPANFKR; encoded by the coding sequence ATGTCCGAGCTATTGCACACACCGCTCCATGATTTGAACGTCGAACTGGGGGCAAAGATGGTGCCATTTGCGGGCTATGCCATGCCGGTGCAATATCCCATGGGCGTCCTGCAAGAACACATTCACACCCGCGAGAAAGCTGGACTTTTTGATGTGAGCCATATGGGGCAGGTGATCATCAAGGGCGACGATTATGCGGTGGCGGCTTTGGCGCTTGAGACACTCGTCCCTGTTGATATCCTTGGTCTGCAACAAGACCGCCAGCGGTACGGGTTCTTTACCAATGATGCGGGCGGGATCATGGATGATCTGATGGTCGCGAACCGTGGGGATCATATTTTTGTCGTCGTGAACGCCGCGTGCAAACCCGCTGATATCGCGCATATGAAGGCCAAACTGGACGGTGTGACCGTGACTGAGATCACTGATCGCGCATTGCTTGCCCTGCAAGGCCCTGCAGCCGAAGCGGTCCTGACAGCGCTGAACCCGAAAGCCGCAGACATGCGGTTTATGGATGTCGCGACGCTGATGCTGGGTGATGCAGAATGCTGGATATCGCGGTCAGGCTATACCGGTGAAGATGGCTATGAGATATCGGTGCCAGCCGCGCAAGCTGTTGATCTGGCACGGCACCTGCTGTCACACGACGACGTTGCAGCCATTGGTCTTGGCGCACGCGATAGCCTGCGAATGGAAGCTGGACTTTGCCTTTATGGTCACGACATCGGCACCGACACGACGCCGGTACAGGCTGCGTTGAATTGGGCAATCCAGAAAGCGCGGCGCACAGGTGGTGCGCGGGCGGGCGGGTTTCCGGGGGCAGATGTTGTGTTGGCCGAATTTACCAACGGTGCGCCCACAAAGCGCGTTGGTCTAAAACCAGAGGGGCGCGCGCCGATGCGCGAGGGCGTTGTGCTGTTTGCCAACACCGAAGACGAGGTCCCGATTGGGGAGATCACATCGGGCGGTTTTGGTCCGACAATCGGTGGCCCGATGGCCATGGGGTATGTTGGGACCGCGCAAGCCGTTGAAGGCACCGTCATTTACGGCGAGCTTAGAGGTAAACGCCTGCCGCTGACCGTTACGAAGCTTCCGTTTACGCCTGCAAATTTTAAACGCTAA
- a CDS encoding Hsp70 family protein, whose product MIAHSHSLGIDFGTSNTAAAFLHNAKPQLIEIALGQTSFPTTFFFDYETRETLMGHAANQALLDGDDGRFMRALKRVLGTTLMHQPRQILNKRVTFVDIIARFLRHVKTQAEAETGLTFDRVVSGRPVVFHAMGDPREAQAEADLHACYIAAGFKDVSFVDEPEAAAIASGALENAGEIGLIVDIGGGTSDFSVFRSRNAGVEILANHGVRVGGTDFDRAISIDRVMPLLGKGGALRKVMGPGTTPVPRAIFNDLATWEKIPFLYTAQTRRLIDGMLRLAIEPEKLGRLAAVLEHELGHEVAFAVEQGKIAANGGDENSLIALGQIEKGLSAALSTDALSSVLAPYAKTLLVTAQETLDLAGVDAARIDRVIYVGGSSLMNMVTQTMGMRFPDAQHTFTEVFSAVADGLALASARK is encoded by the coding sequence ATGATTGCGCACAGTCATTCTTTGGGCATCGACTTTGGCACGTCCAATACAGCTGCTGCCTTTTTGCACAACGCAAAGCCGCAGCTGATTGAAATCGCACTGGGGCAAACCAGCTTTCCAACGACCTTTTTCTTTGACTACGAAACCCGCGAAACCCTGATGGGTCACGCTGCCAACCAAGCGTTGCTCGACGGGGACGACGGGCGGTTCATGCGTGCGCTCAAACGCGTTCTTGGCACGACGCTGATGCACCAACCGCGCCAAATTTTGAACAAGCGCGTAACATTCGTCGACATCATTGCCCGCTTCTTGCGCCACGTCAAAACCCAGGCCGAGGCCGAGACGGGCCTGACGTTTGACCGTGTCGTTTCTGGCCGGCCAGTGGTTTTTCACGCCATGGGCGATCCGCGCGAGGCGCAGGCTGAAGCGGATTTGCACGCCTGCTACATCGCCGCCGGTTTCAAAGACGTCTCGTTCGTTGATGAACCCGAAGCCGCCGCAATCGCGAGCGGCGCGTTAGAGAACGCAGGCGAAATAGGCTTGATCGTCGACATTGGCGGCGGGACGTCGGATTTTTCGGTGTTTCGATCGAGAAATGCCGGTGTCGAAATCCTCGCCAATCACGGGGTACGGGTTGGCGGGACCGATTTTGATCGCGCCATCAGCATTGATCGTGTGATGCCCTTGCTCGGGAAAGGCGGCGCGCTGCGCAAGGTTATGGGGCCGGGCACAACGCCCGTGCCACGGGCGATCTTCAACGATCTGGCAACGTGGGAAAAAATTCCGTTTCTTTATACTGCGCAAACCCGCCGCTTGATTGATGGAATGCTGCGCCTTGCGATTGAACCCGAAAAACTAGGCCGCCTTGCTGCCGTGCTGGAACATGAACTCGGCCATGAGGTCGCGTTCGCCGTAGAGCAGGGCAAGATCGCCGCGAACGGCGGGGACGAAAATTCACTGATTGCTTTGGGCCAGATTGAAAAAGGCTTGTCCGCAGCCCTATCGACTGACGCGCTTTCCAGTGTGCTTGCACCCTACGCCAAAACCTTGCTGGTGACGGCGCAAGAGACGCTGGATCTCGCGGGGGTGGATGCGGCGCGGATCGACAGGGTGATCTACGTCGGGGGCTCAAGCCTGATGAACATGGTGACGCAGACAATGGGAATGCGTTTTCCAGATGCGCAGCACACCTTCACCGAAGTGTTTTCAGCCGTTGCAGACGGGCTCGCCCTCGCCTCTGCGCGAAAATAG
- a CDS encoding TRAP transporter permease: MTTELAERPPMPQPTIATPHILLRVIAVVGIALSLFQLYAAGVQPLGLFFQRPIHLGFILVLCFLIYPVFGQNRPRGALGWAIDGGLIICAVLVGGWVPINIDIIANAIFPRQIDVFVGIITTFIVLEGARRAVGLGMTIIGATFIVYAFAGGRGELPFLADWMPGILNHRGYSLDRLASQLTLGAEGIFGLPLGVAATFIFVFVLFGAFLEVTGAGKFFIDLAYASTGRQRGGPAKAAVIASAGMGSISGSAIANVVTTGAFTIPLMKRLGYTPAQAGGIEAAASTGGQIMPPLMGAGAFLISEFTQVPYVDIVIVSIFPAFLYFGAVYLLVHIAAVKQGMTGLSRDQLPLVRSVMADGWHFLLPLVALVWLLVAGYSPMRVGFYAILSVIAAASARALWRYASDRPTLDGLVALCKRGLTLSAQAMELGARNAVAVSMACAVAGIIVGVVGLTGLGLKFSSMMIAFSGGNIVLALILVLLASLILGMGLPVTAAYIVLIILVGPALTSEFGIPLLIAHLVVFWYSQDSNVTPPVALAAFAGAAIAGSKPLETSIQSWKFAKGLYLIPLFMVFNESIILGGPIPLVVWNGFLAIVALTAFAACLEGFLFAPINMVQRLVIVPGVVAVFWPDLLIESVGAAVLIVVLGLNWAKSRRERSVIELA; this comes from the coding sequence TCCGGTCTTTGGCCAGAACCGCCCACGCGGTGCCCTTGGGTGGGCCATCGACGGCGGGCTTATCATCTGCGCGGTGCTGGTTGGCGGTTGGGTGCCGATCAACATCGACATCATCGCCAACGCGATCTTTCCGCGCCAGATTGATGTCTTTGTGGGGATCATCACGACATTTATTGTCCTAGAGGGCGCGCGGCGCGCTGTTGGTTTGGGCATGACGATCATCGGGGCGACGTTCATTGTCTATGCTTTTGCGGGCGGTCGTGGAGAGTTGCCGTTTCTTGCCGATTGGATGCCAGGTATTCTTAACCATCGGGGTTATTCGTTAGATCGATTGGCGAGCCAGTTGACCCTTGGGGCCGAAGGTATTTTTGGCCTTCCACTTGGCGTTGCGGCCACGTTCATTTTCGTTTTCGTGCTGTTCGGCGCGTTCCTAGAAGTCACCGGTGCGGGCAAGTTTTTCATTGATCTGGCCTATGCGTCAACGGGTCGCCAGCGTGGCGGTCCGGCTAAGGCAGCTGTGATCGCATCGGCGGGCATGGGATCCATCAGCGGGTCGGCGATTGCCAATGTTGTGACGACGGGGGCGTTTACGATTCCGTTGATGAAACGGCTTGGCTACACACCCGCGCAGGCGGGCGGGATTGAGGCCGCGGCGTCAACCGGCGGGCAGATCATGCCGCCGCTGATGGGTGCCGGGGCGTTCCTGATTTCCGAATTTACGCAAGTGCCATACGTTGACATCGTGATCGTGTCGATCTTTCCGGCGTTCCTGTATTTTGGTGCGGTTTATCTGCTGGTCCATATTGCGGCTGTTAAACAGGGCATGACTGGATTGTCGCGTGATCAATTGCCTTTGGTGCGCAGCGTGATGGCCGATGGCTGGCATTTTCTGTTGCCGCTGGTGGCGCTCGTGTGGTTGCTGGTCGCCGGATATTCGCCGATGCGCGTCGGGTTCTACGCCATTCTATCGGTGATCGCGGCGGCATCGGCCCGCGCATTATGGCGCTACGCATCCGACCGACCGACGCTGGATGGTCTTGTTGCACTTTGCAAACGCGGGCTGACATTGAGCGCGCAAGCGATGGAACTGGGCGCGCGCAATGCGGTCGCGGTGTCGATGGCCTGTGCTGTGGCGGGAATTATCGTCGGCGTTGTCGGGTTGACCGGACTTGGCCTGAAATTCTCATCGATGATGATCGCGTTTTCGGGTGGTAACATCGTGTTGGCGCTGATCCTTGTGCTGTTGGCAAGTCTGATCCTTGGCATGGGTCTGCCGGTGACTGCCGCCTATATCGTGCTGATCATTCTTGTGGGCCCGGCGCTGACATCTGAATTCGGCATTCCGCTGTTGATCGCGCATCTGGTGGTGTTCTGGTATTCGCAAGACAGCAATGTGACGCCACCTGTGGCCTTAGCGGCCTTTGCGGGGGCGGCGATTGCGGGTTCGAAACCGTTGGAAACCAGTATCCAGTCGTGGAAGTTTGCGAAGGGTTTGTATCTGATCCCGCTGTTCATGGTGTTCAATGAAAGCATCATCCTTGGGGGACCGATACCGTTGGTGGTCTGGAACGGGTTTTTAGCAATTGTTGCGCTAACCGCATTTGCCGCCTGCCTAGAAGGGTTCCTGTTCGCGCCGATCAACATGGTGCAAAGGCTGGTGATTGTGCCGGGTGTGGTCGCGGTGTTCTGGCCTGATCTGCTGATCGAAAGTGTCGGCGCTGCCGTCTTAATTGTTGTGCTGGGCCTGAATTGGGCCAAAAGCCGACGGGAGCGGTCTGTTATCGAATTGGCGTGA